The Ignavibacteriales bacterium sequence TTTGGAGTTTTTTTATCGGATGGTCTTTGAATTTCTCCCGATGTTGGTCCTGAAGCGCTTGCGATTCGTTCAAACTGCAGACCATCAATTACATCTTTGTATTTACCGTAACCATATTCTCCATAACCTTTAATTGCACTCTCATCCGGTTTCTTATCTATAGTATAAAGTTTGTAGCCCGTAGCAACCACAATCGAACCCACATCTTCGGTAACAAAAGCATCTTCTTGATCAAACATGATTGCTTCTCTGCCACAGACTTTAACACAAAGCTGGCATTTTCCGGTTTGATAATATGTACAAACGCTTCTATCAATTACCGGAATATTTGGAACAGCTTGCGGAAACGGAACATAGATTGCAGAACGGAATGATAATCCTTCATCAAATTCATTGAAAGCTTTTTTCTTGATTGGACATTTCTGAGCACAATTTCCACAGCCATTACATTTTGTTTCATCTATTGAACGTGCTTTTTTACGAATGGTTACTTTGAAGTTGCCAATAAATCCTTCAACTTTTTCAACTTCCGAATAAGTAAGTAATTTTATTTTAGGATGCTGATAAACTTCAACCATTCGCGGTGTGAGAATACATTGAGAGCAATCGAGAGTTGGAAATGTTTCGGAAAGCTGGCTCATGTGTCCGCCAATTGACGGTTCTTTCTCAACAAGAATACATTCGAATCCCGCATTTGCAATATCAAGAGCCGCTTGGATTCCGGAAATTCCTCCGCCAATTACAAGCGCACGTTTTGTAACCGGAACCCGGATTGGTTCAAGAGAGGCGTTACGTTTTACTTTTTCAACTGCAATACGAGTGAGATCAATTGCTTTCTTAGTCGCTTCAATTATATCTTCATGAACCCATGAACAATGCTCGCGCAAGTTTGCCATTTCGAAGAGATACGGATTTAATCCAGCATCGGCACAAGCTTTGCGAAAAGTTTTTTCATGCATATGAGGTGAACAAGAACCGACAACTACGGCATCAAGATTTTTTTCTTTGATTGCATTCTTAATAACATTCTGCCCGGGATCTGAACACATATATTTATTGTCTACCGCGTATGCAACTCCGGGAAATCTTCCCGCAGCTTCAGCAACGGCCGGACAATCAACTGTTCTACCGATGTTCTCACCGCAATGACAAATGAAAACTCCAATCCTCATTATTTACTCCTTGCCAATTTTTTCTAGCATTGTATTACTAGAAATAAAATGCATTTCAATTCCAAGTTCTTTTGGGTGAATGCCAAGAGCCAATCCAAGAAACTCTGTAAGATAAAGTATCGGCATCTCTTGATGATTTTTCATTGCACGCTGGCGCATATCAAGATTAGAGTGGCACATAGGACAAGCGACGACAATTACATCCGCACAGTGAAGCCGCGCATCATCAATAATTTTTTTAGAGA is a genomic window containing:
- a CDS encoding CoB--CoM heterodisulfide reductase iron-sulfur subunit A family protein, which gives rise to MMRIGVFICHCGENIGRTVDCPAVAEAAGRFPGVAYAVDNKYMCSDPGQNVIKNAIKEKNLDAVVVGSCSPHMHEKTFRKACADAGLNPYLFEMANLREHCSWVHEDIIEATKKAIDLTRIAVEKVKRNASLEPIRVPVTKRALVIGGGISGIQAALDIANAGFECILVEKEPSIGGHMSQLSETFPTLDCSQCILTPRMVEVYQHPKIKLLTYSEVEKVEGFIGNFKVTIRKKARSIDETKCNGCGNCAQKCPIKKKAFNEFDEGLSFRSAIYVPFPQAVPNIPVIDRSVCTYYQTGKCQLCVKVCGREAIMFDQEDAFVTEDVGSIVVATGYKLYTIDKKPDESAIKGYGEYGYGKYKDVIDGLQFERIASASGPTSGEIQRPSDKKTPKKIVFIQCVGSRDESKGFSYCSKICCMYTAKHAMLYKHKVHDGEAYVFYMDIRAGGKGYDEFVRRAIEEDHVKYIRGRVSRIYEENGKYIVKGEDTLLGKAITIDADMVVLATAMIAQPNATKLAQTIGISYDKYGFYNEAHPKLRPVEVSTAGIFLAGACQSPKDIPESVAMASAAAAKSLVLFGSDVLEREPTVARVNESVCAGCFYCQKACAYNAIEKKEIRDRQGNLIKTIAYVNSGLCQGCGTCNAVCPSKAVELIGFNDEQIYAEINALG